The Macaca nemestrina isolate mMacNem1 chromosome 1, mMacNem.hap1, whole genome shotgun sequence genome contains the following window.
CCAGAGTGGAGACACAGGTAAAATTGGCATTATCTCCCTTTTACCAGGATACTTGAGTTGCTTGTTTAGTGATTATGTAGCTGCCTGGGCTATACTGCAGGTGTCTGTGTCAATATTAGATGTGGCTCTTGGGAGTAATTTTGGGTAGAATTCCCAGTTAGAACTTTCTGGGGCTTGGAGTTTAGCTGTCTGATCACTGCAGTTTTAAAGAGGCTCTGGTCAGTAGTGCTGAcagtgtcttcctttttttttttggctttgccTTATATAAAGCATGCATTGTAATGCATTGTTTCCTAATTGACTTTCTGTGGGAGCATCACGGCAGGAGGTGGACATAGTTAAAGGATATTCTCACCTCAACTGCCTTTGTTGCCAGGCTTGCAAATAACAGCCCTCCTCTGGTGAGTAATAACTTGTACCAGCTGACAAATACTGGTCAGGgatactgttttttttgttttttttaaactttgtagcTGCTGCTTGGAGATAGGCTAGTAAGAAAAATATATCTCACGGTAAAATTTTTTGCACTTACTTGCAAGTTTGCTGTCTGTACTTATGTAAGAATAAGTCATTTAACTTAAACATCAACAGAATAAGCTAGAGTCTTTGAGGGAAAGAGGCACTTTTAGTTTTTGACAAGAGTAAACTTGGTGCTTTCAGGGCATATTCCTCTTTTTCAAGGCAATAATTCTCTTGTCCGTCGTTGCTTAGAGTCCTTGTGATAATGTTTATTTCCAGAGCTATTTCTCTTCCTCTCATGTACTCCCAAGTACTCAGGGTTAATGTTAATTAAGAAAACCACATTTGAGCCTTCAGTTTCCAATCCCAGTTTAAAGGAATGTGCGTAGTGAGATGGTGGGCTGCCTCAGTGTCCTTATTAGAAGGGTGTACCATGGTTTGCTCTTCTTCTAGAACCACTGGTTCACCTACAATGAGACAATGACAGTGGAGAGTGTGACCCAAGCTGTGTCCAATCTGGCTCTCCAGTTTGGAGAAGAAGATGCAGATCCAGGTGCCATGGTGAGTGTGATACTTGTGTCGAGTTTTTTTTATTGTTCTGTGGGACTTAGGACATTTGTCCTGTAAACATAACATTCCCAGCCCCTCTCACTCCTTACTTCATAGCCATTTATCTTAATATCTCTTGCCTTTTGGTTCTAGTCTCGTCCCTTTGGAGTAGCATTGTTATTTGGAGGAGTTGATGAGAAAGGACCTCAGCTGTAAGTACCATTTTGTAATTTTCCCCCATGCTTTTGTGGGGAGTTATTTTAATTTGGGGTGGGGACTGAGAAGATTATTGTAGACTATTAGCCAGGTattagcacacacctgtagtcccagctacttgaaggctgaggcaggaggatctcttgagcccgggagttgtcatccaggctgtagtgagcttatgattatgtcactgcactccagcctggataacagagtcagaccccatctctttaaaaaatgtattttaaaaagattattgtAAAAAGGGCTATtgttaagtgtgtgtgtatatgtatatatatatggcttcTAATACTAAAGTTTAGTGATTCTATGCCGTTTGCCCAAATTTGGGGATTCCATGAAGAATTCCTCTATTGGAACCAGTGCTAATTCTGGAAGGAATTAGAAGTAACTTGTTACTATAGTCAGGGTATGTTTTAGAGCTTTGCTCTGGAATGTTGATCTGATCCTCATCCTCAGATATTTCTAAGATAGGCATAAACAAGTACCATATTTATACATACTATACTTCTGAATCCCTAAGGAAGCTGCTAATTTTCTTAAACACTTTCTAAAATGTCTGGTTTCTCCAGACATAGAACATCTTTTAGATCTGTGCctcaatatatgttttttttttttgagacggagtctcgctgtgtcacccaggctggggtgcaatcgccggatctcagctcactgcaagctccgcctcctgggtttacaccattctcctgcctcagcctcctgagtaggtgggactacaggggcccgccacctcgcctggctagttttttgtcttttttagtagagacggggtttcaccgtgttagccaggatggtctcaatctcctgacctcgtgatccgcccgtctcggcctcccaaagtgctgggattacaggcttgagccactgcgcccggctgcctCAATGTTTCAGTGGTGTCTCCTGGCTCTAGGGCCAAGCATTTGTGCTTTGTTTTAGTGAGACGTTTGTTACGTAAAGTGCCACCACTCCTGAGCATTTTAGTCCTCATTTTGGGGGTTTTGCAGGTTTCATATGGATCCATCTGGGACCTTTGTACAGTGTGATGCTCGTGCAATTGGCTCTGCTTCAGAGGGCGCCCAAAGCTCCTTGCAAGAAGTTTACCACAAGGTAATTAAGTATTCTCACaactcttactattttttttaattcatggtataattgacatataataaaatgTGCAAACCTTAAGAGTtcagttctatgagttttgacaattgCAAAACAAGGTAACACTTTCATCACCGCCAAAAAAATGCTCATCCACATTCCAGTCAATCTCTTTCCCTCCTTTACAACCATGTTTACCACTGTCCATTAGTTTTGTCTGTTCTTATGCTTtgttataaatggaattaaacaATTAGTCAGTTTGTATCTGTTTTGTTTAACACTGATTTTGAGATCCATTCATGTTGTACCAGTATTTCCATTTGATGGCTGAGTAATATACCATGGTATGGGTGTACCACAATATGTTTATCCTCTATCTCCACAGCTTTACTTAGCGTTTTACAATTGGTTCTTGAAGCAAGTGGGCATTTGGTATTTTCTTTGTGAGATGGGAAGATTTGGTTTTGGGTAACTCATTGGTGTGATTGAAGGCTGCTGTACTTATTCAGGTGGTTCATATGGGGAAGCCTGCTTACATTAGCTCCTAATAATATTGATTTTACATGTGGAGGAAATTAGGTACAAAACAGGGTAAATATGAATTTTCTAAATTGTTAGGCTACCTCTTAGATCATTTGGGCATTGTTCATAGGATATTGCCAATAATATTATCTTCTAAATTAAAAGAGGAATTCAAATGTACACAAGATAAGTCTATCTCTTTCCCCTTCTTCAAAGATTACTTTGGTTGGTGACTTTATTGTGGCTCACAATaaggttttggggttttttcccTGAAAAAGTGTATTCTACTTATTTGCCATTTACTTGAGTTCTGGAGATACTTGTAATGCACCATAGTAAGTAAGATGTTTGACATACTTGATACATACTTTTTTCAGTGAGATAAAGGGAAAATCTTTGAAGGAAGGAGGGATTGCGTATAATTAATAGGCATCTTCTTGCCTTCTTTGTTTCAAGTCTATGACTTTGAAAGAAGCCATCAAGTCTTCACTCATCATCCTCAAACAAGTAATGGAGGAGAAGCTGAATGCAACAAACATTGAGGTACTTTCtgttttattgttgaattttttttgtttgtttttttaagagatgaggtctggcTATATTTGCCTAgactagactggtcttgaactcatgggctcaagtggtcctcccaccccagcctcttgagtagctggggctataggtgcacacaccaggcctggctaatgttttttaatttttttagagatggggtcttgctatgttgcccagattggtctcaaactcctggcctcag
Protein-coding sequences here:
- the LOC105479282 gene encoding proteasome subunit alpha type-5 isoform X1 yields the protein MFLTRSEYDRGVNTFSPEGRLFQVEYAIEAIKLGSTAIGIQTSEGVCLAVEKRITSPLMEPSSIEKIVEIDAHIGCAMSGLIADAKTLIDKARVETQNHWFTYNETMTVESVTQAVSNLALQFGEEDADPGAMSRPFGVALLFGGVDEKGPQLFHMDPSGTFVQCDARAIGSASEGAQSSLQEVYHKSMTLKEAIKSSLIILKQVMEEKLNATNIELATVQPGQNFHMFTKEELEEVIKDI
- the LOC105479282 gene encoding proteasome subunit alpha type-5 isoform X2: MEPSSIEKIVEIDAHIGCAMSGLIADAKTLIDKARVETQNHWFTYNETMTVESVTQAVSNLALQFGEEDADPGAMSRPFGVALLFGGVDEKGPQLFHMDPSGTFVQCDARAIGSASEGAQSSLQEVYHKSMTLKEAIKSSLIILKQVMEEKLNATNIELATVQPGQNFHMFTKEELEEVIKDI